A portion of the Acidisarcina polymorpha genome contains these proteins:
- a CDS encoding TonB-dependent receptor: MEKLRSSLSQSVVILSTIFLFACAIPGSAQVDRSALSGTVTDPSGRLLRQTHITAVENSTELRREVTTDTDGRYDIPELPVGRYTVTFDHPGFASLTFTDVEQVVGRTRTLDAALVISGGQQTVQVASSSELIDSNTAAVTGLIERKQADELPLNGRNWAALTAYVPGAIDTGGSNQRSIRFAGRGLDDSNFSFDGIDETSIINQTQRPWARLSIPLDAIQEFRVDTLLATAEEGATGGAQLAVTSLSGTNRFHGRLFEYLRNDYFDAPEPTWASNGETQQPLRLNQFGGSVGGPIRKDKTFFYIASEAYRQNWGYPVSGDVPSAALRATVLPSSPVYNLINAYPTAGPKAIQTPTSDPNIDILTCACTQVVNENSAMLRLDQHFSDRTTGFMRFNYDRSVDTQPASTVATNVEQRVAAPVNGVLELLHIFSPSLANEAKFGFNRSTDNTYFLSQTGSPYQIAISAADVGPGFGSLNYDYTTIYVGNTFSGIDNLTWLHGRQTIKAGVEVRHIQLNQHYGEHGTATFSTVEALAANQVHKATLTGSLPVNDLRKNWIVGYVQDEFKVRPNFSLNLGARYTVFQIFNEANGKANPFDFDTCGPQGFCGLGASFGHQNYGDIDPRMGFVWSPPQDNRTVVRGGFGMYHEDGQLDDQNLPAKNEIPSYSVTSGSSLQVTYPVDPYFTGTGTISPNAEQRNRKDTYTEQWDLSVQRELPANFVSTFSYVGSHGVHLLETNVVNLIDPATGIAQYPAFAPAIGWRGSIGASSYNGLLVSVRRPFSSGLLVTANYAYTHEIDNGSNGSGDGDEISPQNANCLACEWASGAWDARHVVNGNAVYELPFGRGKQMLNQGGVATAVAGNWQLTTAALARTGFPVNVLLPGSYVAADGNSSTQRPDLVPGVSLTPPGGRTRALWVNPAAFTLPAGEFGDAPRNLVRGPGTWQIDMGAAKTIAFGERAQLEFRSEFYNIFNHPQLGQPQATCVLSTSAPTGCSSGFGSVINTVNLNTAIVNPITPVGSGTPREMQFALRLEF; encoded by the coding sequence ATCCCAGTCTGTGGTTATTCTTTCCACTATCTTCTTGTTCGCTTGTGCGATCCCGGGGTCGGCTCAGGTCGATCGCAGCGCTTTGAGCGGCACGGTCACGGATCCGTCGGGAAGGCTGCTGAGGCAAACGCACATTACTGCAGTAGAGAACTCGACCGAGCTGCGGCGTGAAGTGACGACAGACACCGATGGAAGGTATGACATACCTGAACTCCCGGTCGGCAGATACACCGTCACATTCGATCACCCAGGCTTCGCGTCCCTGACGTTCACCGATGTGGAGCAGGTGGTTGGGAGGACGCGCACCCTCGATGCGGCGCTGGTGATCTCAGGCGGCCAGCAGACCGTGCAAGTCGCATCCAGTTCGGAGTTGATAGACAGCAACACTGCAGCGGTCACCGGCCTGATCGAGAGAAAGCAGGCCGACGAACTGCCGCTGAACGGCCGCAACTGGGCGGCATTGACCGCATATGTTCCCGGGGCCATCGACACCGGCGGCAGCAACCAGCGATCAATCCGGTTCGCCGGACGTGGCCTCGACGACAGCAACTTTAGCTTTGACGGCATCGACGAGACGAGCATCATCAATCAGACGCAGCGCCCCTGGGCGCGACTCAGCATTCCCCTGGATGCAATCCAGGAGTTCCGTGTCGACACCCTGCTGGCGACCGCCGAAGAGGGTGCGACCGGCGGCGCTCAACTTGCCGTCACATCGCTTTCAGGCACCAACCGCTTTCACGGGCGTCTTTTTGAGTACCTGCGCAATGACTATTTCGACGCGCCCGAGCCCACCTGGGCGTCTAACGGCGAAACGCAGCAGCCGCTTCGCCTGAATCAGTTCGGAGGATCGGTGGGCGGACCTATCAGGAAGGACAAAACCTTCTTCTATATCGCCTCGGAGGCCTACCGGCAAAACTGGGGCTATCCGGTGAGCGGCGACGTGCCGAGCGCGGCCCTGCGGGCGACGGTTCTACCTTCGTCCCCCGTTTACAACCTAATCAACGCCTACCCAACCGCGGGCCCAAAAGCGATCCAGACGCCGACCAGCGATCCGAACATCGACATACTGACTTGCGCCTGCACACAGGTGGTCAATGAGAACTCGGCGATGCTCCGGCTGGACCAGCATTTTTCGGACAGGACGACTGGCTTCATGCGCTTCAATTATGACCGTTCGGTGGACACACAGCCGGCTTCAACGGTCGCGACAAACGTGGAACAGAGGGTGGCTGCGCCGGTCAATGGCGTGCTCGAACTGCTGCACATCTTCAGCCCCAGTCTGGCGAATGAGGCGAAGTTTGGCTTCAACCGCTCCACCGATAACACTTACTTCTTAAGTCAAACCGGCTCTCCCTACCAGATCGCAATTTCAGCCGCGGATGTCGGGCCGGGCTTCGGCAGCCTCAACTACGACTACACCACCATCTACGTGGGCAACACCTTTTCGGGGATCGACAATCTGACCTGGCTCCATGGCCGGCAGACCATCAAAGCCGGAGTGGAGGTCCGCCACATTCAATTGAACCAGCACTACGGGGAACATGGAACGGCGACATTCTCCACGGTCGAAGCACTGGCAGCGAACCAAGTGCACAAGGCAACTCTGACGGGCTCTCTGCCGGTGAACGATCTGCGCAAGAACTGGATCGTCGGTTACGTTCAGGACGAGTTCAAGGTGCGGCCGAATTTCTCCCTCAATCTTGGGGCGCGGTATACCGTCTTCCAGATCTTCAACGAGGCCAACGGAAAGGCCAACCCCTTCGACTTCGACACCTGCGGCCCGCAGGGATTCTGCGGTCTGGGCGCCAGCTTCGGCCATCAAAATTACGGTGACATCGATCCACGTATGGGATTCGTCTGGTCGCCTCCGCAAGATAACAGGACAGTGGTTCGCGGCGGATTCGGCATGTACCACGAAGACGGCCAGCTCGACGATCAAAATCTACCCGCCAAGAATGAGATTCCCTCATACTCGGTCACCAGCGGTAGCAGCCTCCAGGTGACTTATCCAGTTGATCCGTACTTCACTGGAACCGGAACCATTTCGCCGAATGCCGAACAGCGCAACCGCAAGGACACCTACACCGAGCAGTGGGACCTCTCGGTGCAGCGGGAGTTGCCGGCCAACTTCGTAAGCACGTTCTCCTATGTGGGAAGCCACGGCGTCCATCTGCTGGAAACCAACGTCGTGAACCTGATCGATCCGGCTACTGGTATTGCGCAATACCCGGCCTTTGCTCCGGCTATTGGCTGGCGCGGCTCAATCGGCGCCAGTTCGTACAACGGCCTGCTGGTCTCGGTACGGCGGCCGTTCTCGAGCGGGCTCCTGGTGACCGCCAACTACGCCTATACGCACGAGATCGACAACGGCTCGAACGGCAGCGGAGACGGCGACGAAATCTCGCCGCAAAACGCAAATTGCCTCGCCTGCGAGTGGGCGAGCGGCGCCTGGGACGCCCGCCATGTGGTCAATGGCAACGCGGTCTATGAGCTTCCCTTCGGCCGGGGCAAGCAGATGCTGAACCAGGGGGGCGTAGCCACGGCCGTCGCGGGCAACTGGCAACTGACCACGGCGGCGCTGGCCCGTACGGGCTTCCCGGTCAACGTGCTGTTGCCCGGCAGCTATGTCGCGGCGGATGGGAACTCGAGCACCCAGCGTCCCGACCTGGTTCCGGGCGTCTCGCTCACGCCGCCCGGCGGGAGAACGAGAGCCCTTTGGGTAAATCCCGCGGCGTTCACTCTTCCGGCTGGGGAGTTCGGCGACGCGCCGCGGAACCTGGTTCGCGGGCCGGGCACGTGGCAGATCGATATGGGCGCCGCCAAAACCATCGCCTTTGGCGAGCGCGCGCAATTGGAGTTCCGCTCGGAGTTCTACAACATCTTCAATCACCCGCAATTAGGTCAGCCGCAAGCCACTTGCGTCCTTTCAACTTCAGCTCCCACGGGCTGTTCGAGCGGCTTCGGCAGCGTCATCAACACGGTGAATTTGAACACAGCCATCGTCAATCCCATTACGCCGGTGGGCTCGGGAACGCCCCGCGAGATGCAGTTCGCGCTGCGCCTGGAGTTTTGA